The following coding sequences lie in one Mesorhizobium sp. NZP2298 genomic window:
- a CDS encoding tetratricopeptide repeat protein, translating to MLIVVNREDGLGGRLLAMANAKALADRLGYRFGFTWSSRDIIDQESHTVDVVGKIFSADFIDKHWLGETIKVADFGVLGGTAFAPSDLEAAARGGKLRGWICDDFDVLDFFRDQGVQPARSEALRAFGFAPAVRQALDAAGKCRFPGPMAALHLRSGDIVYGHHRRRLVFADKVIPSTLAKAVVSELSSKGLTTLLVGQDRATLDYVGAQTGAMRTDDFGAADFKGEEALSAFFEMALMARCQQIHAGNSIYAVVASVMGEVPCLDISALFSKPRATEIIMQELQAHQADYHPLEAAFGYQWSFLSLEDKIDPARARELLEKAQALDPENDAYDLKLAAAHFREGNYPAGEAMLKSLMISQSRLRSKIPLPMMDILTDRIGGFLTMARDFEVFFAAARAGYPYAMACSAYILLEVLEDRKSAMEMAARLVKIEPGNAIFRRIRRRIELGKKPKSGRLAKARWRLGRLKTFWI from the coding sequence ATGTTGATTGTCGTCAACAGGGAAGATGGGCTGGGCGGCCGACTGCTGGCGATGGCCAATGCGAAGGCCCTGGCCGACAGGCTCGGCTACCGCTTCGGTTTCACCTGGAGCAGCCGGGATATCATCGACCAGGAATCGCATACCGTCGATGTGGTCGGGAAGATCTTCTCCGCGGACTTCATCGACAAGCACTGGCTGGGCGAGACGATCAAGGTTGCCGATTTCGGTGTCCTCGGCGGCACGGCCTTCGCACCGTCGGACCTTGAGGCGGCTGCAAGAGGGGGAAAGCTGCGCGGCTGGATCTGCGACGACTTCGACGTTCTCGATTTCTTCCGTGACCAGGGTGTTCAACCGGCTCGGTCCGAAGCGCTGCGGGCCTTCGGGTTCGCGCCGGCCGTGCGGCAGGCCCTGGATGCCGCCGGCAAATGCCGCTTTCCCGGCCCGATGGCCGCCTTGCATCTTCGCAGTGGCGACATCGTCTACGGCCACCATCGCAGAAGGCTGGTTTTCGCCGACAAGGTTATCCCTTCGACCCTGGCCAAGGCTGTTGTGTCGGAGCTCTCATCGAAGGGCCTGACGACGCTCCTTGTCGGCCAGGATCGCGCGACGCTCGATTATGTCGGCGCGCAAACCGGGGCAATGCGGACCGACGATTTCGGTGCCGCGGACTTCAAGGGAGAGGAGGCGCTCAGCGCATTCTTCGAGATGGCGCTGATGGCAAGGTGCCAGCAGATCCATGCCGGCAACAGCATCTACGCGGTGGTTGCGTCCGTCATGGGCGAGGTCCCGTGCCTGGACATCAGCGCGCTGTTCAGCAAGCCGCGCGCGACGGAAATCATCATGCAGGAATTGCAGGCGCATCAAGCCGACTATCATCCCCTTGAAGCCGCCTTTGGCTACCAATGGTCGTTCCTGTCGCTGGAAGACAAGATCGACCCGGCGCGGGCGAGGGAGTTGCTGGAAAAAGCCCAGGCGCTGGATCCGGAAAACGACGCCTATGACCTGAAGCTGGCGGCGGCGCATTTTCGCGAAGGCAATTATCCGGCCGGCGAGGCCATGCTGAAATCGCTGATGATCAGCCAATCCCGGCTGCGTTCCAAAATTCCGTTGCCGATGATGGACATCCTGACCGACCGGATTGGCGGCTTCCTGACGATGGCCAGGGATTTCGAGGTCTTTTTCGCGGCGGCAAGGGCCGGCTATCCCTACGCCATGGCGTGCTCGGCCTATATCCTGCTCGAAGTGCTGGAGGACAGAAAGTCGGCGATGGAGATGGCGGCAAGGTTGGTGAAGATCGAGCCTGGAAATGCGATCTTCAGGAGAATCAGGCGGCGGATCGAGCTTGGCAAGAAGCCGAAATCCGGTCGGCTGGCGAAAGCACGGTGGCGGCTCGGCCGGCTGAAGACGTTCTGGATCTGA
- a CDS encoding sulfatase-like hydrolase/transferase has product MAFGVTSISIPPAVTGARLSRWVGRMAWLPLLPILIIAAVVYAKDGGGSSGLPKQFAPLALSAMAAERIVTQGAPERRAVTWNATAQVRPRNIVMMIDESVRADFVDLSPGNSYTPNIAALADRFVDFGPAVSGGDCSVYSNAILRLTASRRDLAHSVNTNPTIWQYAKKAGYRTVYIDAQSTAKAVVLLGSTNFMTVREKRDIDKAYFIDDVQMDRADFRLIDILRGELAGSRPVFIYANKNGAHFPYDWSYPASEAVYGPTVTSAGKDTVATRLASYRNAVRWSVDHFMKKLFESADLSNTAMIYTSDHGQAMKVGKSTHCTIYDPDPRVGLVPLMAYTADPTLRARFAIGAAANRGKASHFQIVPTVLELMGYSPADIASEYDESLFAATSRPPQFTSGDIFGLFSDSVHWNSIDLSLHYLEPDAQRLQPNMASAKADGP; this is encoded by the coding sequence ATGGCCTTTGGCGTGACGTCGATTTCGATTCCGCCGGCAGTGACAGGCGCCCGGCTCTCGAGATGGGTAGGGCGCATGGCGTGGCTCCCACTGCTGCCGATCCTGATTATTGCAGCCGTGGTCTATGCCAAGGACGGAGGCGGCTCCTCCGGCCTGCCGAAGCAGTTTGCTCCGCTGGCTCTGTCCGCAATGGCCGCGGAGCGGATCGTGACACAAGGCGCCCCGGAGCGCCGCGCCGTCACATGGAACGCCACGGCGCAGGTCAGGCCTCGCAACATCGTCATGATGATCGACGAAAGCGTTCGCGCCGATTTCGTCGATCTCTCGCCTGGCAATTCGTACACACCTAACATCGCCGCCCTCGCCGACAGATTCGTCGATTTCGGTCCCGCCGTGTCCGGCGGCGACTGCAGTGTTTATTCGAACGCCATACTGCGCCTCACGGCGTCGCGCCGCGATCTCGCCCATTCCGTCAATACCAACCCAACGATCTGGCAATACGCGAAGAAGGCCGGATACCGAACGGTATATATCGACGCGCAGTCGACCGCCAAGGCAGTCGTCCTCCTGGGGAGCACGAATTTCATGACGGTGCGAGAAAAGCGTGACATCGACAAGGCCTATTTCATAGACGACGTGCAGATGGACCGCGCCGATTTCCGGTTGATCGACATCCTACGCGGCGAGTTGGCCGGCAGCCGGCCAGTCTTCATTTACGCCAATAAGAACGGCGCGCATTTTCCCTATGACTGGTCCTATCCTGCATCGGAAGCCGTCTACGGACCGACAGTCACGTCGGCCGGCAAGGACACGGTCGCGACACGCTTGGCGTCGTACCGCAATGCGGTCCGCTGGTCGGTCGACCACTTCATGAAAAAGCTGTTCGAGAGCGCCGATCTTTCGAATACCGCGATGATCTATACGTCCGACCACGGACAGGCGATGAAAGTCGGCAAATCGACCCACTGCACCATCTATGATCCCGATCCGCGTGTGGGTCTTGTTCCATTGATGGCCTATACCGCCGATCCGACGCTGAGGGCGCGTTTCGCAATCGGCGCCGCGGCCAATCGCGGCAAGGCGAGCCATTTCCAGATCGTTCCCACCGTGCTGGAATTGATGGGGTATAGTCCCGCCGACATCGCGTCCGAATACGACGAGTCGCTCTTCGCCGCGACGTCCCGCCCTCCGCAATTCACCAGCGGTGACATCTTTGGGTTGTTCTCCGACTCCGTGCACTGGAATTCGATAGATCTGTCACTGCACTACCTCGAGCCTGACGCGCAAAGATTGCAGCCGAATATGGCGTCAGCGAAGGCCGATGGCCCCTAA
- the cpdR gene encoding cell cycle two-component system response regulator CpdR: MARILLAEDDDDMRRFLVKALERAGYQVSDFDNGASAYERLREEPFSLLLTDIVMPEMDGIELARRATEIDPDLKVMFITGFAAVALNPDSKAPKDAKVLSKPFHLRDLVNEVEKMLQAA; this comes from the coding sequence ATGGCACGCATTCTTCTGGCGGAAGACGACGACGATATGCGTCGGTTCCTCGTCAAGGCGCTGGAACGCGCCGGCTACCAGGTCAGCGATTTCGACAACGGCGCCAGCGCCTACGAGCGGCTGCGCGAAGAGCCGTTCTCGCTGCTGTTGACCGACATCGTCATGCCGGAGATGGACGGGATCGAGTTGGCACGACGCGCCACCGAGATCGATCCCGACCTCAAGGTCATGTTCATCACCGGTTTCGCCGCTGTTGCGCTGAACCCGGATTCCAAGGCGCCGAAAGACGCCAAGGTGCTATCAAAACCCTTCCATCTGCGCGATCTCGTCAATGAGGTCGAGAAGATGCTGCAGGCGGCCTGA
- a CDS encoding N-formylglutamate amidohydrolase: protein MALSCDDALVFSGSCKLKTAAEDFSVVQPFEIRSGAEQRVPFLFNSPHSGRYYPERFLAMARLDRNAIRRSEDCYVDELFGGAVALGAPMLAANFPRAYLDVNREPWELDPRMFAEPVPSFCNIRSARVAGGLGTVPKLVGEGLDIYSGRLPLAEAVARIEAVYKPYHETLKRLLTRTHARFGFAVLIDCHSMPASIRVGDSGLRPDFIIGDRFGISATAALTETAIGLLTAMGYTVAHNKPYAGGFITEHYGRPARHLHALQIEVNRGLYMNERTFEKAAGFDALADDLTRFSADLMAMPDHHFIDLPLAAE, encoded by the coding sequence GTGGCACTTTCATGCGATGATGCATTGGTGTTTTCGGGTTCGTGCAAATTGAAGACGGCAGCCGAGGATTTTTCGGTCGTTCAACCCTTCGAAATCCGATCGGGCGCCGAGCAGCGCGTCCCCTTCCTGTTCAACTCGCCGCATAGCGGTCGCTACTATCCCGAGCGGTTCCTTGCCATGGCAAGGCTCGACCGCAACGCCATCCGCCGCTCGGAGGATTGCTACGTCGATGAATTGTTCGGCGGCGCCGTGGCGCTGGGCGCACCGATGCTGGCGGCGAATTTCCCTCGCGCCTATCTCGACGTCAATCGCGAGCCATGGGAACTCGACCCGCGCATGTTCGCCGAGCCGGTGCCATCCTTCTGCAACATCCGCTCGGCGCGGGTGGCGGGCGGGCTTGGCACCGTGCCGAAGCTGGTGGGCGAGGGGCTCGACATTTATTCCGGCCGCTTGCCGCTGGCCGAAGCCGTTGCCCGCATCGAGGCCGTCTACAAACCCTATCACGAAACGCTGAAGCGGCTTTTGACCAGGACCCATGCCCGCTTCGGCTTTGCCGTGCTGATCGACTGCCATTCGATGCCGGCGAGCATCCGTGTTGGCGACAGCGGACTGCGGCCCGATTTCATCATCGGCGACCGTTTCGGCATTTCGGCCACCGCTGCCCTGACCGAGACAGCGATCGGCCTGCTGACCGCCATGGGCTATACCGTCGCCCACAACAAGCCTTATGCAGGCGGCTTCATCACCGAGCATTATGGCCGCCCGGCGCGCCATCTGCATGCGTTGCAGATCGAGGTCAATCGCGGGCTCTACATGAATGAGCGGACGTTTGAGAAGGCCGCCGGCTTCGACGCGCTGGCCGATGACCTGACGCGATTTTCAGCGGATCTGATGGCAATGCCGGACCATCACTTCATCGACCTGCCGCTGGCCGCGGAGTGA
- the hisN gene encoding histidinol-phosphatase, translated as MDVSIDFMRRIAQAAAAETLPRFRAQGAVANKEKGSFDPVTEADRETERAIRALISAQYPDHGILGEEHGSENISSRHVWVIDPIDGTRAFISGLPVWGTLVGLTVDGDAVAGMMAQPFTGELFYANASGSHYEGPGGPRQLSTRKTTKLDEATLFTTTPALFKGKARTRYDAFEKQVQLARYGADCYAFAMIASGSVDIVADPGLKPYDIVALIPIIEKAGGVVTTFDGGPAEKGGDVLAAATPELHAAAMAALRG; from the coding sequence TTGGACGTCAGCATCGATTTCATGCGCCGTATCGCGCAGGCGGCAGCCGCGGAAACCCTGCCGCGCTTTCGCGCCCAGGGTGCCGTGGCCAACAAGGAGAAGGGCAGTTTCGATCCGGTCACGGAAGCCGATCGGGAGACGGAACGCGCCATCAGGGCGCTGATATCGGCTCAGTATCCCGACCATGGCATTCTCGGCGAGGAGCATGGCAGCGAGAACATCTCCAGCCGACATGTCTGGGTGATCGACCCGATCGACGGCACGCGGGCCTTCATCTCCGGCCTGCCGGTGTGGGGGACGCTGGTCGGGCTGACGGTCGACGGCGACGCGGTTGCCGGCATGATGGCGCAGCCCTTCACCGGCGAACTGTTCTACGCCAACGCCTCCGGCTCGCACTATGAAGGGCCGGGCGGACCGCGCCAACTTTCGACCCGCAAGACGACAAAACTCGACGAGGCAACGCTGTTCACCACGACGCCGGCGCTGTTCAAGGGCAAGGCCCGCACGCGCTATGACGCGTTCGAGAAGCAGGTCCAGCTCGCCCGCTACGGCGCCGATTGCTATGCCTTCGCCATGATCGCCTCGGGAAGCGTCGACATCGTCGCCGACCCCGGCCTGAAGCCCTACGATATCGTGGCGCTGATCCCGATCATCGAGAAGGCGGGTGGTGTCGTCACCACCTTCGATGGCGGACCGGCGGAAAAGGGTGGAGATGTGCTGGCGGCGGCGACGCCGGAGCTTCACGCGGCCGCCATGGCTGCCCTGCGCGGCTGA
- a CDS encoding helix-turn-helix transcriptional regulator: MSLFTVQPLLDTGIVRVRDIVCSGECRHRSDEECTSATHLVFPYRGVFVRHVGRNDAVAEANQLLFFNEAEPYRVSHPVEGGDACLDLVMEEGQLRELAPKEQMRAGDRLAFRRQRRRIDPRAQALVAMLRHSLSRGIAETLEAETLALTLVRRSLGERTSHVAGASPGRQKLVDRAKLVLSSDLSRRWTLAEIAAEVGVSPVYLTQVFQQVEAMPLYRYHLRLRLARGLDLLGRYDNLTTLGMDLGFSSHSHFSASFKQVYGRTPAEFRRSIRSR, from the coding sequence ATGTCACTATTCACGGTTCAGCCGCTTCTCGATACCGGCATCGTCAGGGTGCGGGACATCGTCTGCAGCGGCGAATGCCGTCACAGGAGTGATGAAGAATGCACGTCGGCCACGCATTTGGTGTTTCCCTATCGCGGCGTCTTCGTGCGCCATGTCGGCCGCAACGACGCTGTCGCGGAAGCCAACCAGCTGCTGTTCTTCAATGAGGCCGAGCCCTATCGGGTCAGCCACCCCGTCGAGGGCGGCGATGCCTGCCTAGACCTCGTCATGGAGGAGGGCCAATTGCGCGAACTGGCGCCGAAGGAGCAGATGCGTGCAGGCGACCGCCTGGCGTTTCGGCGCCAGCGCCGGCGCATCGACCCGCGCGCTCAGGCACTGGTGGCAATGCTGCGCCACAGCCTGAGCCGCGGTATCGCCGAAACGCTGGAAGCCGAGACGCTTGCCCTGACACTGGTGCGGCGCTCGCTCGGCGAGCGCACCTCGCATGTCGCGGGTGCCAGCCCCGGACGGCAGAAGCTGGTCGACCGGGCCAAGCTCGTGCTGTCGTCGGACCTGTCGCGGCGCTGGACGCTGGCCGAGATCGCCGCCGAGGTCGGCGTTTCGCCGGTCTATCTGACCCAGGTGTTCCAGCAGGTCGAGGCCATGCCGCTCTATCGCTATCATCTGCGCCTGCGTCTGGCGCGCGGGCTCGACCTGCTCGGCCGCTACGACAATCTGACCACGCTGGGCATGGACCTCGGCTTTTCCAGCCACAGCCATTTCAGCGCGTCGTTCAAGCAGGTCTATGGCCGTACGCCGGCGGAATTCCGGCGCTCGATCAGATCGCGCTGA
- a CDS encoding DUF1127 domain-containing protein — MRPDHAAAQRLAGPGPAPAIRTETLRRPLLAQCVAVARWLGGQMEKRRSRLALLEMSDEQLKDIGLSRGQVYSEFKRQLRD; from the coding sequence ATGCGCCCCGATCATGCAGCGGCGCAACGCCTGGCTGGCCCAGGCCCGGCGCCGGCAATCCGCACCGAAACCCTCCGGCGGCCCCTGCTCGCCCAATGTGTTGCCGTGGCCAGATGGCTTGGCGGTCAGATGGAGAAACGCCGAAGCCGCCTTGCCTTGCTCGAAATGAGCGACGAACAGCTCAAGGACATCGGCCTGTCACGCGGCCAGGTCTATTCGGAGTTCAAGCGCCAATTGCGGGACTGA
- a CDS encoding alpha/beta fold hydrolase: MTDLLHDTPLFHETEGNPRPENATGGFFVTRDRKKIRYGLFAAVARPMRGTVVLLSGRNECIEKYFETIRDLAARGFGVATLDWRGQGDSDRLIRDRQRGYVRSFRDYTADLEQFFEEIVLPDCRGPYYILAHSAGAVITLLAAPSMVNRVRRMVLIAPFLTLPDLPVSISTVRRICSFFCALGLGRLYAAWGPRPRQTLPFEANKVTTDPRRYRRNTRIYEEHPQLALGGPTIRWLQAAAKASEAISDPDFMARIQVPLLIIAAGADQVVSTKAVETYARSLRLGSLLMIDGAKHEILQEVDLYREQFLAAFDAFIPGSDDPTA; the protein is encoded by the coding sequence ATGACGGACCTTCTCCACGACACGCCGCTTTTCCACGAAACCGAGGGCAATCCGCGACCGGAAAACGCCACCGGCGGCTTCTTCGTCACACGCGACCGCAAGAAGATCCGCTATGGCCTGTTCGCGGCGGTGGCGCGGCCGATGCGAGGCACGGTGGTGCTGCTGTCCGGCCGCAACGAGTGCATCGAGAAATATTTCGAAACCATCCGCGACCTTGCCGCCCGAGGCTTCGGCGTCGCCACGCTCGACTGGCGCGGCCAGGGCGATTCCGACCGGCTGATCCGCGATCGCCAGCGCGGCTATGTCAGGTCCTTCCGCGACTATACCGCGGACCTCGAGCAGTTCTTCGAGGAGATCGTGCTGCCTGACTGTCGCGGGCCGTACTATATCCTGGCCCACTCGGCGGGTGCGGTGATCACGCTGCTTGCCGCGCCGTCCATGGTGAACCGTGTGCGCCGCATGGTGCTGATCGCGCCGTTCCTGACCTTGCCCGACCTGCCGGTCTCGATCAGCACGGTCCGCCGTATCTGTTCGTTTTTCTGTGCATTGGGGCTCGGCCGGCTCTACGCCGCGTGGGGTCCGCGGCCGAGACAAACACTGCCTTTCGAGGCCAACAAGGTGACGACGGATCCGCGGCGCTATCGCCGCAACACGCGCATCTATGAAGAGCACCCGCAATTGGCGCTTGGCGGCCCGACGATCCGCTGGCTGCAGGCCGCGGCGAAGGCGTCGGAAGCCATCAGCGACCCCGACTTCATGGCCCGGATCCAGGTGCCCTTGCTGATCATCGCCGCCGGTGCCGACCAGGTCGTCTCGACCAAGGCGGTCGAAACCTACGCCAGAAGTCTGAGACTCGGCTCCCTGCTGATGATCGACGGTGCCAAGCATGAAATCCTGCAGGAAGTCGACCTCTACCGCGAGCAATTCCTGGCCGCCTTCGACGCCTTCATTCCCGGCTCCGACGACCCTACGGCCTGA
- a CDS encoding Hsp20 family protein, with protein MRHVDFSPLYRSTVGFDRLFTMLDSLAQPDGAQTYPPYNIERTGEDSYRISMAVAGFSDEEISIEAHRNVLTVKGERKDEGTGEGSELLYRGIASRAFERRFQLADHVEVVGAALKNGLLFVDLKRNIPEELKPRKIAITSAPANAKQIEAKTAA; from the coding sequence ATGCGTCACGTTGATTTTTCCCCGCTCTACCGTTCGACCGTCGGCTTCGACCGTCTCTTCACCATGCTGGATTCGCTTGCGCAGCCGGATGGCGCGCAGACCTATCCGCCCTACAATATCGAGCGTACCGGTGAGGATTCCTACCGGATTTCGATGGCGGTCGCCGGCTTCTCGGACGAAGAGATCTCGATCGAAGCCCATCGCAACGTGCTGACCGTCAAGGGTGAGCGCAAGGATGAGGGCACCGGCGAAGGCTCCGAGCTGCTCTATCGCGGTATTGCCTCCAGGGCCTTCGAACGCCGCTTCCAGCTTGCCGATCACGTTGAAGTCGTCGGCGCCGCGCTGAAGAACGGCCTGCTCTTCGTCGATCTCAAGCGCAACATTCCCGAGGAACTGAAGCCGCGCAAGATCGCGATCACCTCGGCTCCGGCCAACGCCAAGCAGATCGAGGCCAAAACCGCCGCCTAA
- a CDS encoding threonine aldolase family protein, producing MFFASDNWAGAHPNIVAGLSAASAGFAAAYGDSALDQAVYQRFSEIFEREVAVFFVATGTAANSLSLTTFNKPGGISFAHRESHVIEDECGAPEYFSGGARLHAVDGALGKIDPHNLERTIGRFAPEIVHWGRPMAVSITQSTEVGTIYGLNEIETISAIARQHSVPLHMDGARFANALVALDTTPAEMTWKRGVDILSFGGTKNGCWCAEAIVLFDLDRARELAFLRKRAAQLFSKSRFVAAQFEAYFKDGQWLDTARHANAMAARLAAAIEDSAHAKLAWLPQANEVFAVIKKAEADRLQAAGAAFYDWHKPHGFDGHIGEDELLYRFVTSFATSPEEVDRFGQLIAG from the coding sequence ATGTTCTTCGCTTCCGACAATTGGGCAGGCGCCCATCCCAATATCGTTGCCGGCCTGTCGGCCGCCTCCGCCGGCTTCGCCGCCGCCTATGGCGACAGCGCGCTCGACCAGGCAGTCTACCAGCGCTTCAGCGAGATTTTCGAACGCGAGGTCGCGGTGTTCTTCGTGGCAACCGGCACCGCCGCCAATTCGCTGTCGCTGACCACCTTCAACAAGCCCGGCGGCATTTCCTTCGCCCATCGTGAATCGCATGTCATCGAAGACGAATGCGGTGCGCCGGAATATTTTTCCGGCGGCGCGCGGCTGCATGCCGTCGACGGCGCCCTGGGCAAGATCGACCCGCACAATCTGGAGCGAACCATTGGCCGCTTCGCGCCCGAAATCGTCCATTGGGGACGGCCAATGGCGGTTTCGATCACCCAGTCGACCGAGGTTGGCACCATCTATGGCCTGAACGAGATCGAGACGATTTCGGCCATCGCCAGACAGCATTCGGTGCCCTTGCACATGGATGGCGCCCGCTTTGCCAATGCGCTGGTCGCGCTCGACACCACGCCGGCCGAGATGACCTGGAAACGCGGTGTCGACATACTGTCCTTCGGCGGCACCAAGAATGGCTGCTGGTGCGCCGAGGCGATCGTGCTGTTCGACCTCGACCGCGCCAGGGAGTTGGCCTTCCTGCGCAAGCGCGCCGCCCAGCTGTTTTCCAAGTCGCGCTTCGTCGCTGCGCAGTTCGAAGCCTATTTCAAGGACGGCCAGTGGCTCGATACCGCGCGCCACGCAAACGCCATGGCCGCACGCCTCGCGGCGGCAATCGAGGATTCGGCCCATGCGAAGCTGGCCTGGCTGCCGCAGGCCAACGAGGTGTTCGCGGTGATCAAGAAAGCCGAAGCCGACAGGTTGCAGGCCGCGGGTGCCGCCTTCTACGACTGGCACAAGCCGCATGGATTTGACGGCCATATCGGCGAGGACGAGCTGCTCTATCGCTTCGTTACCAGCTTTGCGACGTCACCCGAGGAAGTCGACCGCTTTGGCCAGTTGATCGCCGGATAG